The sequence below is a genomic window from Nakamurella deserti.
ACGCCGACAGGCGCCCGGGTCAGGACGCGGGAAAGGCACTCCGAAGTGCGGACGGCATTAGCCAACCCTCTCTCGCGATCGCGCGAAGGGACTGCGTGGATCCCTCGTCCGCCAGTTGCGCATCACTGATCCACGCGGAAGCCAGCACGCTGAGGACGAGGTCCCGGTCGCGCACCCACGGGCGGGCGTACCCGGCCGCCTGGGCATCGGCCAGGAAATGCCCGGTGATCTCGATGAGTGACTCGCACGCGACTGCGAGTGGAGAGGTGGTCTCGAGGAGGGCTTCTCGCAGGGGGCCGGGCAGGCCGTCGAAGACCGTCACATAGTCACCCAACGCGGTCAACCACAGCTCCAGTGCCGCGAGGGGGTCACCGCACTGGGCCTCGATTTCGGCCCGGCGGGCGTCCAATTCCTCCCAGCGGGCCAGAAGGAGCGCCGCGAGCAGCGACTCCCGTGTCGGGAAGTGGCGGTACAAGGTGCCCGGCCCAAGACCGGCCCGCTTGGCGATGTCCTGCATTGCTCCGCTCACGCCCTGCTCGGCGAAGAACTCCTCGGCCACGTCCAGGATGTGCAGCCGGTTGCGCGTCGCGTCAGCACGCGGCTTCGGCGGCGTCGCCTCCAGGTGTGTCTCCATACGACCTCCTCCATCAGAAACGGAGGATACTTCCACATGCTCCGCACCGCCAAGGGTGAACGGTCGATTCGGGTGACGCGGACAGGCACCGAATGCGGCTATGCCGGCCATCGGTCGCGACCCCCGTATGGATCGCCGCACCGCGACTGCGGCAGTGTCCGTCGCACGGATCGCCTCCACACCACGGGGTGCACCGGGCGGTGGTCGCTGTCAACAAGGGTCGGCAGGAGGCCGGTCGGGTTCGATGCTGATGCACCCGCGCCGTCGGCGCCGTGGGATGGCGCTTCGTACCCGCCTGGAATGGCATGGCACGGCTCAGGCAGGCTCACCTCGCGCTGAGCATCGACCAGCTCAAGGTTCCATTGTCCGGAGCCTTGGCGTCGGGGTCCGTTGCAGTGGCACAGCGGCGATCTCGTGGAGGCGCCGACGCCGCGCGGACGACTCACCCGGCCCGGTGCGTGGCGCACTCGCCGCGCCGACTGTCGTCCCCTCAGACCGGCCCGTGCACGAACCACACCCCGAGCATCCGCTCGGTTCCGGGGTTGCGCAGCGTGTGCGGGATGGTCGAGTCGAAGCCCAGCGACTCACCGGCCTGCAAGGTGAACACCTCGTGGCCGATGGTCACCTCGAGCACCCCGCTCACCACGTAGCCGTACTCGTAGCCAGGATGGCAGGAGACCTCACCGATGTCGGACGACGACGCCCCGGGCTCGTAGACGATCTGCATGAACGCCACCTCGCGTTCCGGCGTCGCCGCCAGCCGCTCCCAGATGACGCCGGCGGCCATGTCCAGCCGGGACCGGTGGCTGGGGTGCACGATCGACACCCGGTTCGCGTACTCCGACGGCCGCCACACCGCGGCGGGATCGGCCGTCGGCGACAACGGGGCCCCGCCGGTCCCCTCCGACGCACGGTCGGACCGCTCCGGGAGCCCGTGCAACCCGTCGACCAGCGCGGTGCGCACCACGTCCGCGGCCGCCACGCCCTCGTCGAACAGGTCGTCGACCGAGACGTGCAGGGACTGCGAGAACGCGTACAGCGTGGACACCGACGGTTGGGACTTGCCGTTCTCGATCTGCGACACGAACGACGGCGACACGTTCACCTGCCGCGCCAGCTCCCGCACGGTGAGCCCCGACCGCAACCGGAAGTCGCGGAGCCGCGGGCCCAGGGAGGCCGCTCGGGGATCCACCTGGACCCCACCCGGCTCCGCGGCCGGCCTCACACCAGCGCCTGCTGCCGCCGGCGCCGCGCGCGCGTCACCGAGAACAGCACCGCCGCCGCCAGGATCAACAGACCCTGGAACAGGTACTGCCACATCTGCGAGAGCCCGAGGAACGTCGTGGCGTTCAGCACCTGGATCAGCAGCACCGAACCCAGCAGCGTCCCGACGAACGTCCCCCGGCCGCCGAGCAGGCTGGTCCCGCCGAGGACCACCGCCGTCACACTGGTCAGCGTGTAGCTGACCCCCTGCAGCGGGTCGCCCACCCCGATCTGCGCCATCAGCATGAAGGCGCCCAGCGCGGTGAACAACGACGTGGCGAGATAGGCGAGCACCACCGTGCGGTTGATGCCGACACCGACCTTGCGGGCCGACTCCTCGTGCGAACCGACCGCCCGCAGCCGCCAACCCCACCGGCTCCGGCGCAGGAGCAGCTCCATCACGATCGTCGCCGCCACCAGCACCAGGAATGCCACCGGGATCGGCCCGACCTGCTGGGTGATCATTGCGACCACGTCACCGTTGATGTAGCCGTCCGACGTCGGCCGCAGCAGCAGGCTGACGCCCTGCAACGCGATGTAGGTGGTCAGCGTCGCCGCGATCGCGGTGAACCGGCCGAACCGGATGAGGCTGCCGTTGATCAGGCCCACGACCGCGGCCAGCACGATGCACAGCACCAGACCGACGGCGATCTCACCGGGCGGTGACTCGTCGGTCACCCAGAACGAGGCGACCACCACCAGGAAGCCCGCGAGCGGCCCGACCGACAGGTCGATACCGCCGATCAGCAGCGGGATGGTCTGCCCCATCGCGATGAAACCCAGTGCGGTCACCAGGGTCAGGATCGAGGCGATGTTGAAATCGGAGAGGTAGTTGGCGTTCTCGTTGTAGACGTAGGCGCCGAGCACGACCATCACCGCGACCAGCAGCACCGACGGCGCGTAGTCGCCGCGGAGGAAGCGGGCGAACGGCGACGAGTTCGCCTTCGTCCCCACCGTCGGCGCAGTCGCGATGTGCGTCGTGGACTCCACCGCGGCCCGGACGATGCGCTCCTCGGTGATGTCGTCGCCGTGCAGCGTCTCGACCACATGCCCCCGCGACATCACGATGACCTGGTCGCAGAGACCCTCGAGCTCCTTGGCGTCCGACGACGCGACGACCACCGGGATCCCGGACGCCGACACCTCCCGCAGGATGCGGTAGATCTCCGCACGGGCACCGACGTCCACGCCCTGGGTGGGCTCGTCGGCGACGACGAGCAGCGGCTCGGACAGCAGGGCGCGGGCCAGCACCACCTTCTGCTGGTTACCGCCGGACAACGCCGAGACCGGCGCGCTCATCGACGGCGCCTTGACCGCCAGCGAGTCGAGGGTCTCGCCCACCAGCCGTTGCTCGCGACCGTCGTTGAGCAGCCCCCGGCCGTACCGGCCCAGCGACGCCACGGCGGCGTTCTCGCGCACCGACAGGGTGCTCATCACGCCGTCGCGCTGCCGGTCGGCGGGCAGGAACGCCGCACGGTGCAGCAGGTCCTTGCCGGACGTGGACCTGCCGGCCACCTGCACGGTGCCGGTGAACGACTCGAGCCCCGCGAGGGCGCGCAGCAGATCCGACTGGCCGTTGCCGACGACCCCTGCCACGCCGATGATCTGGCCCGGCGTGGCGCTCAGCGACACGTCGGTGAAGCCGGTGCCGGTGACGCCCTGAAGCACGAAGTTGGGCGTCGCCCCGGGGGCCGGCGCGAGCTTGTCGGGGAACGTCGAGTCGAGCTGGCGGCCGACGATCATCGCCAGCAGCTCGCCGTCGGTGATGGCCGCGACCTCGGCGGTGCCGCGGACGCGACCGTCCCGGAGCACGGTCACCGAATCCGCCAGCTCCCGCACCTCCGCCAACCGGTGCGTGATGTACACGACCGAGGTGCCGTCGGCGACCGCCGACCGCACCTTGGCGAAGAGCAGCTCCACCGAGTCCTGACCGAGCGGAGCGGTGGGCTCGTCGAGCACCAGCAGCGCCGGCCGCACCGCCAGCGCCTTGGCCACCTCGAGGAGGTGCTTCTGGGCGACGCTCATCGTCTCGACGCGGTCGCTCAGGTGGACCTGGAGTCCGACGCCGTCGAGCAGTTCCCGGGCCGTGTCGGCGACCTTGCGGCCGGCGAACACCGACGCCGGCAACGCCACCCGCAAATTCTCCTCGACGGTCAGGTCGGGCAGCACCGCCGGGTGCTGGTGCACGATCGCGATACCGAGTTCGGTGGCCAGTGCCGGGGTGAGCGAGCCGATCTCCCGGCCGCCGACCGCGATCGTGCCGGTGTCCGGCTGCAGCACACCGGTGGCGATGTTCATCAGCGTCGACTTGCCGGCGCCGTTCTCGCCGAGCAGGGCGTGCACCTCACCGGGCCGCACCGTCAACGACACGTCGGTCAGCGCCGCCACGCCGGAGAACGACTTGGAGACGCCCGTCATCACCAACGTCGGCGTGCCGACGGCGCCGTCGGCCGCCGCGGAGGTGTCCCCGGCGGCACGGAGCGGGCTGGACCCGGCCGCGGCGGTCGGCCCGGCCGGGGTGTGCAGAGCAGGAGAATCGGTCACGGCTTCGCCTTCGTCAGCGGCCCTCGCGGGCCGACGGGACCGGGTCCCGGGACGGCGGTCACCGCCCCGGGACCGCGGGGTCTACTTGAGCAGCGCCGCCTGGGCGTCGCCGGGCAGCTGGGCCGACAGGTAGACGTCGGCCGGCAGGTTCTTGTCGCACTTCACCGGGTTCGGCTTGCCGCTGACCGAGTCCTCGAACACCGGCGCCTCGAAGGTGAGGTTGGTCGGCGGGACACCGCCGGTGGCGGTGGCGACGGCGTACTGGATGGCGAGGCGGACGTTGTCGTTGCCGGTGGTCACCGTCATCAGCTTGAAGTCGGGATTCGCGGCCTTGTTGTCCTCGTAGAAGCAGGACAGCACGTTGCCGTCGGAGGCCGCGACGGCCGGGATGGACCGGCCGCTCTTGGCGAACTCCGGAAGTGCGCCCACCAGCGACGGACCGAAATCACTGACGATCACGTCGATCTGGGGGTACTTGGCGATCGCCGCGGTCAGCACCTGCTGCGTCTTGGCCGGGTCCCAGTTCGTCACCTCGAACGGCGACTCACCGAGGATCGGGTACTTGTCGGCCGGCAGCTGCTTGTCGAGCTCCGCCCGCTCGGTGGTGCCCTGCGTGTTGCCGGGAGGGCCCGACAGGAACAGGATGTTGCCGCCGTCGGGGAAGTTCGCCTTGATCCAGGTGGCCCAGTTGGTGGCGTCCGCCGTGGGATCGGAGCCGACGTAGGCGTTGTAGTCGACTCCGTCCTCGCCGCCCGGGTCACTGCGGTAGGGGACGGTGACCACACCGGCCTTGTAGGCGCTGCGCAGCGCCGGCAGGATCGCCTTGCCCGCGTCCGGGAAGACCACCATCGCGTTGACGCCCTGGGCGACCATGCCCTGGATGTCGGAGATGGCCTTCTGGGTGTCGCCCTGGCCGTCGGCGTAGAGGTACTTGGTGACGCTCGGGCACTTCTTCGCCTCGTCCTCACCGGAGGCGGTCGTGACGAGGCGCCAGCTGTTGCCACCGAAGCCGTCGAGCAGGCCGAGGGTGATCTGCTTGCTGCCGCACCAGGACGGCGCCCCTTCCAGCGGGGACGCCGACTGCGAGGGCTGCGCTGCGGTGGACCCGCCGCCGCCGGAACCGCAGCCGGCGAGGACCGCGGCCAGACCGGTGGCGAGGGCGACTGCCCGGAGAGTGTGCCGTTTCATGGTGCTCCTTGGGTCTCGACGCGGCGTCGATGCCACGTCAGCGGATGTGCGGGAGGCGGATGCGGACAGGGAAGCCGGAATCAGGCCGACGACGGGGTGGCTGCGGGCCCGGACGCCGGACGCGAGCCGAAGCGCGCTCGCAGAGCCGCCCAGTTGACCGTGTACAGCGCGACGCCACCGGCGAGAGCGGCTGCCTGCACCAGGGTCTGGACCGCGAACGGCACCCCGAGGGCGAGCACGAACTGGTCCAGCTGGGTCAGGAACAGCGCGGCGATCACCGTCGACACCGGGAAGCCGCGCCCGCCGAGCAGCGACGTGCCACCGAGGACGACCACCGCCACCGACGGCAGCAGGTAGGCGTTGCCCTGGAACGCGGTCGGCTGGGCGGTGATGCCGGCCAGCAGGATGCCGGCCAGGCAGTACAGCAGTTGAGCCCAGATGAACGCGAGGGTGTGGTGCGACCGGACGCGCAGGCCCACCGCGCGGGCGGCGAGCCGGTTCGCGCCGATCGCGGTGAAGCGGCGTCCGGCGACGGTCTTCTTCGTCAGCACCGCCACGACCAGCAGTGCGGCCAGCGCGAACAGCGCGGCGTGCGGGATGCCGAGGGTGCGGCCGGCGGCCACGTCGCTGAGCAACCGGGTGGTGCTGCGGGGGATGCCGTTGGAGATGCCGAGCACCGCCCCGAACAGCAGGGCGTTGGTCCCCAGGGTGGCGATGATGGAGTTCAGACCCAGCCAACCCACCAGCAGGCCGTTCAGCGCCCCGGCCGCGACGGCGTAGGCCACGGCGATGAGAACCGCTGTCAGGACGCGGCTGTCGTCACCGTTCGGGTAGTGACTGACCACCACGATGGCCAGCGACATCGCGCCCGGAACGGACAGGTCGATGCCGCCCTGCTGCACGACGAGCATCTGGCCGAGACCCGCGATCGCCAGGACCGCCGCGAACGGCAGCATGCTGGCGATCACGCCACCCGAGACGCTGGACGGCGCGACGATCGCACTGACGATGAACAGGACCACGGTCGAGACGACGATCGTGATGGCGCCTTTGGCGGTGGCGAACCGGGATCCTCTGGCGACGGCCGGCCGCAGCCGGTCCGTGGACGTGGCGTCCGTCATGCTGTCTCCCGCACATCGTCGTTGAAGAGGAGATTTCGGAGGTGACACCGCACGCTGTGCGCGGCGTGTTCACAAGTGTTGAGTGAGACTGTACACATGAGGTGACGGCGTTCACAACCGCTGCGACGGTCTCAGTTCGGTGAATCTTCCGCGCGGCCGCCGGGGTCCGTACGTCCGGATGATGACGGCCCGACACGACCAAGGCGCCGTCGCCACGGCCGACCGGCGAACCCCCACCCGGTCGGCGGAACGGCCACCGCGGGCGCCGACGGCGATGTGCAGGTCACTCCTGCCGCTGTGAACGGTGCGTCAGTACACCATGTAACCGCCGTCGGCAGCGAGCACATGGCCCGCCAGAGCCGAGGCGGCGTCGGAGAACAGGAAGCAGACGACGGCGGCGATGTCCGCGGGCTCCATCAACCGCTGTTGCGGCGTCTGACCGACCCAGTCCGCGACGATGGCCGGATCGGTGCGGCCCACCGCATCCAGGATCGGGGTCCGGGTGTACCCGGGGGCGACCGCATTGACCCGGATGTTCAGCGGTGCCCATTCGACCGCCAGGGTGCGGGTCAGCTGGGCCACCCCGGCCTTGGAGACGTCGTAGGCGACATGGATCTCCGGGTGCACGACCTTGAGACCGGCGATGGACGAGACGTTGACGATGACGCCGCCGCCGGCGGCGGCCATCACCCGGCCGAACTCCCGCGCGCACAGGAAGGCACCGGTCAGGTTGACCGCGATGGTGCGGTCCCACACCGTCTGCGACAGCTCCAGGGTCGGGCTGTTCTCGACGATCCCGGCGTTGTTGAACAGCCAGTCGACACGACCGTGGGCGGAGACCAGAGTGTCGGCGAGGGAGCCGATCTCGCGGCCGTCGGTGACGTCGAGATGCCGGTACTCCGCGGTCCCCGGTGTCGTCGCCGTCAGCTCCGCGGCCATCCGCTCGCCGGCCTCCGGATCGAGATCGGCCACCACGACGGTCGCCCCGCGCTGCGCCAGCAGGGTGGCGGTCGCGCTGCCGATCCCGCCGGCACCACCGGTCACGACGGCGACCTTGCCTGCGAACTCCTCCATGGACGGTCCTTTCGGTCGGGCTGCGCGGCCGGCGGGACCCGTCACGGGTGTTCCGCTCCCGCCGCGCGGCGCAGGTCAGAGCAGGATCTGCAGGGGGTTCTCGAGGGTGGTGATGAGGGCGGTGAACCACTCGGCGGCGAGGGCTCCGTCGACGGCGCGGTGGTCGACGGAGAGGGTGAGTTGGAGGGTGGTGGCGATGGTGAGGGTTTCGGTGCCGTCGGGGTGGGTGTCGATGGCGGGGGTGCGTCGGCCGGCGCCGACGGCGAGGATGGCTGATTGGGGTGGGTTGATGATGGCGCCGAAGTCGTCGATGCCGTACATGCCGAGGTTGGTGACGGAGAGGGTGCCGCCCTCGAGTTCGTGTTGTTTGAGTTTGCCGGTGCCGGCGCGGGCGACGAAGTCCTTGACGGTGGTGGACAGTTCGCTGATGGAGAGTCGTTGGGCGGCGCGGATGACGGGGGTGACGAGGCCTTTTTCGCCGGCGATGGCGACGGAGACGTCGATGTCGTCGTAGCGGCGCAGGGCGTCGTCGGTCCAGATGACGTTCATGGCCGGGACCCGGCGGTGGGCGAGGACGGCGGCTTTGACGACGAGGTCGTTGACGGAGATGCGGGTGGTGGCGGCGGCGTTGAGTTGGGTCCGCAACGCGAGGAGCGCGTCGATGCGGGCGGTGCGGCGGAGGTAGAAGTGCGGGACCTGCTGCTTGCTCTGGGTCAGTCGTGCCGCGACGGCACGGCGGAGCCGGGTGTGCGGTTCGTCGGTCCACGGGCCCGCCGCGGCGGCGGTCGGGGCGGCGGAATCCGCGACGGCAGAGGCCGGCGCGGCTGCTGCGGCGGCCGGGGCCGCGGCGGCTGCGGCGGGGGCGGGGGCGGCTGCGGCGGGGGCGGGGGCGGCGGGGGCGGGGACGGCTGCGGGTGTTTCGGTGCGGCGGTGCAGCGCGGCGTCGATGTCGGAGCGCACGATGCGCCCGCCCGGGCCGGTGCCGTGCACCGACGCGAGGTCGAGGTCGGCTTCCCGGGCCATCCGCCGGGCCAACGGGCTGGCGAACACCCGGGACCCGTGACCGCCGTTGCCCGCGTTTCCGGCAGGCGACGAGGCTGCGGTGGTCAGGGGTGGGGTGGTCATGGTCGCCGGCGCGGCATCGGACCCCGCCGTCGCGGCATCGGATGCGACCGGCTCGTCGGCACCGACTGACACCACGGTGTCGTCCGGCGGCACCTCACCGCCGCTGCCGCCCAGGTTCGCCGCCGCAGCGGCGGTGGCGTCGGCGGTGGCGGTGGCGTCGGCGGTGGTGCTCTCGGCGGTGGTATCGGTGTCGGCGGTGCTTTCGGTGACGCCAAGGGAGACCAGCAGGGCGTCGACGTCGGCGCCGGCTTCGTCGGCGCCGCCGATGACCGCGATCGGTGCGCCGACGTCGATCGTGACACCGGCTTCGGCGAGGAGCCGCAGCACGATCCCGTCGGTGTCGGCCTCGAAATCGATGACGGCTTTGTCGGTCTCGATCTCGGCCAGGGTGTCACCGGCGGCGAACCGGGTGTTCTCGGCGACTTTCCATTCCTGGATGACCGCCTCGGTCATCGCCGCCGCGATCTCCGGCATCCGCAACAACGACGCCATCAGATGCCCCCCAGATTCCGCAACGCCACGACCATCTCCGCGTCCTTGGCGATCGCCGCCCGTTCCAACACCTTGCTGATACTCGGCGAAGCGACCCCACCGGTGACCCGCTCGATCGGCGCGTCCAACCAGTCGAAGAACCGACGCCCGATCTCATCGGCCAACCACCCGCCGTACGACGTGCCGACCGCGCCCTGCTCGGCGATCACCACCCGGTTCGTCTTGCGCACACTGGCCTCGATGGTGTCCCAGTCGATCGACGCCCGGTCCAGCCACCGCAGATCGATGACCTCCGCGTCCACCTCGCCGACCTCCTCGACCGCGGCCAGCACATAGTTCGTCATCGCCAGATACGTGATCACCGTGACCTCGGTGCCCTCCCGCCGGACCGCGGCTTTCCCCACCGGCAGGCAGAAGTCCAGCCCGGTGTCGTCGACCGGCGCCGGCCCGGTGGAGGCGTACAGGTCCACGTGTTCCAGCACCACCACCGGGTCCTCACAGGCCAGGGCGGTGTTCATCAGCCCGATGTAGTCGTACGGGGTCGACGGCGCCACGATCCGCCACCCCGGGGCGGTGGCGAAGATGCCGGCCGGGTCCATCGAGTGCTGCGACCCGTAACCGGTACCCATCGCCACCTTGGAACGCAGCACCAACGGCACCGCGTCGTCCCCACCGAACATGTGCCGGGCCTTGCCGATCTGGTTGAACAACTGATCCGCCGCCACCCACATGAAATCGGCGTACATGAACTCCACCACCGGCCGGAACCGCCCATCCAGCGCGATCCCCCCGGCCAGCCCGGCGAACGCGTTCTCCGCGATCGGGGTCCCCAGGATCCGGTCCGGGAACCGGTCCTTCAACCCCTTCGTCGCCCCGTTCGTCCCACCACTGAGCCGGTGCACGTCCTCCCCCAGGACCAGCACCCCCGGGTCGGTGTCCATCCGGCGACCCAGGACGCGGGCGATCACATCCACGAACTTCGCGTCCGCCACCTCACCCTGGAAGTCTTCGGGTTCGACGTAGCGGGAACCTTCCAGTTCGGTCAGGTCACCGCGGATCCCGGTGTCCACCCACGACGGGTCCGGCCACTCGCCGGGCCGGATCTGCCGCTGACCGGGCTTCCCGCCGGGCAACGGCTCCAACAGCTGCCCGCCGATCTCGGCCATCAACGCCTTCGACCGCCGCGTCAGCTCCTCGACCTCCTGCTGCGTCAAAAGGTTGCGGCGCACGAGGTGCCCGGCGACCAACGCGATCGGGTCCCGCTGCCGCCACGCCTTCTCCTCGTCCTTGCTGCGGTAGCCGAACGCCGAGCCGGGGAACGGCCCGTTCTGGTGGAAATAGCGGTACACGTCGGCCTCGACCACGGCCGGGCCGTTCCCGGCGCGCATGTGCGCGACCGCCTCACCCATCGCCAGGTACACCGCCAACGGATCCATCCCGTCGACCTTCCACGAGGCGATCCCGAAGCCCGGCCCGCGGGCGGACAACCTGGGTTCCTTGGTGGCTTCCTCGACGTGGGTGGACACGGCGTAGCCGTTGTTCTCGATGAAGAAACACAACGGCAGGTCCCACGCCGCCGCCAGATTCAACGTCTCCAGGGTCGATCCGATGTTGGACGCACCATCCCCGAAATACGTCACCGCCACCGCGTCCGTACCGGCGAAGCGGTGCGCCCACGCCGAACCCGCCGCCAACGGCACCCCACCACCCACGATCGCGTTCGTGCCGATCGCCCCCGCGGCCTTCCACTGCAGATGCATCGAACCACCACGGCCGTGACTGAACCCCCGGTCCAGACCGCAGATCTCCCCCAACGTCCGCAACAACACCGCCCGCACGTCCTCATCCACCTCGTCACGCGGGTCGATGCCCTTCGGCGCCACGAAATGCAGGACCTTCGCCAGGAACTGGTGATGACCGCGGTGCGAACCGTTCACCGTGTCCGCGTCCGTCAACGCCAACACCGACCCGACCGCACCACCCTCCTGCCCGATGCTCGAATGCGCCGGCCCGTGGATCAGACCCGCCGCCGCCAACTCCAGCACGTACTCCTCGAAGGTGCGGATCAACACCATCTGACTCAACATGGGCAACAACAGATCAGGATCAGCCGCATCCCAATCACGTTCGGTGGTGAGGACCTCGACCCAGGGCGCGCTGGGCTCGAGATGCCGGTGCTCAGTCATTGAGTCACTCCCTGCAATCGGTTGCTCTGCTGCACAGTTTCTCATAGCCTGGCCCGAGCGTCCAGTGCCAGTGAACACTCACTGAACAGGGGCGCCGCACTCGGCAGGCGGCGACGGAGCCGCCCGGACGAACGGAGGAGGTCCCGATGGCCGGACTGCCCGGTATGCGTCGGCTGGACCACATCGGTTTCACCGTGCCCGATCTCGAGCAGGCGCGGACGTTCCTGGTGGAGGTGCTGGGCTGCGAGTACATGTACAGCCTCGGCCCGTTCCGACACGACGACACCGACTGGATGCGGACGCACCTGAACGTCGACCCGCGCACCGTGATGCGGCAACTGCACTTCTTCCGCTGCGGCGGACAGGCGGTGTTCGAGGTCTTCGAGTACGACGCCGCCGATCAGGTCAGCACCCCGCCGCGCAACAGCGACGTCGGTGGTCACCACGTCGCGCTGTACGTCGACGATCTGGACGTGGCGGTGGACTACCTGCGGCAGCAGCCCGGGGTCACGGTGCTCGGCGAGCCGACCGCGAGCCGTGGACCGTCCGAGGGGCAGCGCTGGATCTACTTCCTCAGCCCCTGGGGCATGCAGTTCGAGCTGGTCAGCTACCCGCACGGCAAGGCGTTCGACCGCGACGGCGGCTGAGCGGCCGGCGCTGAGCGGTTCGGCGGCTGCATCCGCTGCGGACCCGCTGCCGCTGCCGGTTTCCGTTCCCGCTGCCGACATCACGGCAGCGGGAGCGGAATGCGGAGGCGGAAGAGCCACCCCGCCGACCGGCGCCCGGCCGCGCCACCGTGCGTCAGTACAGGACCTCGCCACCGGTGACGGCGGCGACCAGCGACCGCGGCGCGCGCAGCGTCGCCAGCCAGACGGTGGCCGCGGCGAGGTCGGTGGTGCGGCCCAGCCGGCCCGCCGGGATCTGCCGCTGCCGGCCGTCGAGGATCTCCTCGTACGTCACCCCGGCGCTGTCGGCCATGCCCTGGAACGCCTGCTGCAACAGGGGAGTGTCGGTGGCGCCGGGACAGATCATCCGGATCCGGGGATCGGCCGCGGTCCGGGTCCGGTCGATCCCCCGCAGCCAGCCGATCAACGCGAACTTGGACGCGCAGTAGACGCCGTTGTTCGCCTCCCCCACGAGACCCGCCTGGCTGGCCACGGCGATGAAGGTGCCGTCGCGGCGGGCGAGCCCCGGTGCGACCGCGTCGTAGAGCCGGAAGACGCTGAGCGTGTTGGCGCCCATGATGCGCTCGGTGGTCGACGGGGCGATGGTGGCGAGCGCCTCCGCTCCCGCGATGCCGTGGGCGGCCACGACGAGGTCGATCCGCTCCGCGTCGACGAGCGCCTGCACGTCCGCGCACACCGCGGCGTCGTTCAGATCACCCAGGAGGTCCATCGCACCGCCATTGCGGGACGGCCGCAGGTCGTGCCGGAGCACGCGGTGGCCGGCCGCCTCCAGAGCTTCGGCCATCGCCGAGCCGATGCCACCGGCGGCGCCGGTCACCAGAGTGGTCATGAGGCGTCCTCCCGCAGGTCGTAGCAGGCTCCCCAGGAGAATCCACCGTCCGATGAGCCGAGGTACGACAGCGTCGCGTGGCGGTCGGCGTCCTGGTCGGCGGCACTGACCACCAGGTTCACCGGGCCGCTCGGGGCCGACCGTTCGAGCACGAACGACTGCACGAGACCGCGGGCCGCGGCGACGTACGCCTCCACGGCCCGGGCGTCACCGCCCTCGAGGCAACGGAGGTCGACCACCACCGGGTCGGTCCCGGTGGCGGCGGCCACCATCGCGGCGACCAGGTCGACGATGCCCGCGGACAGCAGGGCGTCCCGGTCCGCCGGCGCGGCCGACGGTCGCAGGGTGACGGTGACGGCCACGGGGCGGCCGTGCGTCGTGGTCACCGTCCAGGGCGCGGCGGTCATGCCCGCGGCCACTTCAACGAGCCGCGGCTGATGACCACGTCGGTCAGGGTGGCGACCACGAGGATGGTTCCCTGCGCGGCCAGCTTCACCTCGGTGGGCAGACCCAGCAGATCCATCCCGTTGGAGATGCTGCCGATGACCAGGGCGCCGAGCAGCGCCGACCAGACGACACCGCGGCCGCCGAAGAGGCTGGTGCCGCCGATCACCGCCGCGGCGATGGCCTCCAGCAGCAGACTGCCGCCACCGGACTGGTTCGAGACGCCGAGCAGGCGGGACGCGGCGAACAGCCCGGCGAGGGCGGCGAACAGCCCGGCGAGCGCGAACGACCAGACCAGCGTCCGACGCACCGGGATCCCGGCCC
It includes:
- a CDS encoding TetR/AcrR family transcriptional regulator translates to METHLEATPPKPRADATRNRLHILDVAEEFFAEQGVSGAMQDIAKRAGLGPGTLYRHFPTRESLLAALLLARWEELDARRAEIEAQCGDPLAALELWLTALGDYVTVFDGLPGPLREALLETTSPLAVACESLIEITGHFLADAQAAGYARPWVRDRDLVLSVLASAWISDAQLADEGSTQSLRAIAREGWLMPSALRSAFPAS
- a CDS encoding cupin domain-containing protein, translating into MDPRAASLGPRLRDFRLRSGLTVRELARQVNVSPSFVSQIENGKSQPSVSTLYAFSQSLHVSVDDLFDEGVAAADVVRTALVDGLHGLPERSDRASEGTGGAPLSPTADPAAVWRPSEYANRVSIVHPSHRSRLDMAAGVIWERLAATPEREVAFMQIVYEPGASSSDIGEVSCHPGYEYGYVVSGVLEVTIGHEVFTLQAGESLGFDSTIPHTLRNPGTERMLGVWFVHGPV
- a CDS encoding ATP-binding cassette domain-containing protein, which gives rise to MTDSPALHTPAGPTAAAGSSPLRAAGDTSAAADGAVGTPTLVMTGVSKSFSGVAALTDVSLTVRPGEVHALLGENGAGKSTLMNIATGVLQPDTGTIAVGGREIGSLTPALATELGIAIVHQHPAVLPDLTVEENLRVALPASVFAGRKVADTARELLDGVGLQVHLSDRVETMSVAQKHLLEVAKALAVRPALLVLDEPTAPLGQDSVELLFAKVRSAVADGTSVVYITHRLAEVRELADSVTVLRDGRVRGTAEVAAITDGELLAMIVGRQLDSTFPDKLAPAPGATPNFVLQGVTGTGFTDVSLSATPGQIIGVAGVVGNGQSDLLRALAGLESFTGTVQVAGRSTSGKDLLHRAAFLPADRQRDGVMSTLSVRENAAVASLGRYGRGLLNDGREQRLVGETLDSLAVKAPSMSAPVSALSGGNQQKVVLARALLSEPLLVVADEPTQGVDVGARAEIYRILREVSASGIPVVVASSDAKELEGLCDQVIVMSRGHVVETLHGDDITEERIVRAAVESTTHIATAPTVGTKANSSPFARFLRGDYAPSVLLVAVMVVLGAYVYNENANYLSDFNIASILTLVTALGFIAMGQTIPLLIGGIDLSVGPLAGFLVVVASFWVTDESPPGEIAVGLVLCIVLAAVVGLINGSLIRFGRFTAIAATLTTYIALQGVSLLLRPTSDGYINGDVVAMITQQVGPIPVAFLVLVAATIVMELLLRRSRWGWRLRAVGSHEESARKVGVGINRTVVLAYLATSLFTALGAFMLMAQIGVGDPLQGVSYTLTSVTAVVLGGTSLLGGRGTFVGTLLGSVLLIQVLNATTFLGLSQMWQYLFQGLLILAAAVLFSVTRARRRRQQALV
- a CDS encoding substrate-binding domain-containing protein — translated: MKRHTLRAVALATGLAAVLAGCGSGGGGSTAAQPSQSASPLEGAPSWCGSKQITLGLLDGFGGNSWRLVTTASGEDEAKKCPSVTKYLYADGQGDTQKAISDIQGMVAQGVNAMVVFPDAGKAILPALRSAYKAGVVTVPYRSDPGGEDGVDYNAYVGSDPTADATNWATWIKANFPDGGNILFLSGPPGNTQGTTERAELDKQLPADKYPILGESPFEVTNWDPAKTQQVLTAAIAKYPQIDVIVSDFGPSLVGALPEFAKSGRSIPAVAASDGNVLSCFYEDNKAANPDFKLMTVTTGNDNVRLAIQYAVATATGGVPPTNLTFEAPVFEDSVSGKPNPVKCDKNLPADVYLSAQLPGDAQAALLK